The following coding sequences lie in one Paracidovorax avenae genomic window:
- a CDS encoding exosortase H-associated membrane protein: protein MRRAASLKAFVIGLFIGVVVLTLAWTRVSPWTSYPAGMVAGAALERAAPGWVREARLAPGRLEVDTSVAIATPQTGNQPVEITLESDPGRYAYGLPIFLALLLAARGPGRTVRALAGYALLLPLQAFSLCMQLLMQLLLTAQFDVRTLRVAQWQMEALVYGYQLGSLVVPTLAPILVWLWLDRAFVNEVVIGAWKRSLSGRATAPEATVAPGEDAAPEPPVASGPAAEAPAAGAPLSPERSIGGVPVSSSASAGLPPRRPLR, encoded by the coding sequence ATGCGCCGCGCCGCCAGCCTGAAGGCCTTCGTCATCGGCCTCTTCATCGGGGTTGTCGTGCTCACGCTCGCGTGGACGCGGGTGTCCCCCTGGACGTCGTACCCGGCCGGCATGGTGGCCGGCGCGGCGCTGGAGCGCGCGGCCCCCGGCTGGGTGCGCGAGGCGCGGCTCGCCCCCGGGCGGCTGGAGGTGGACACCTCGGTGGCCATCGCCACGCCCCAGACGGGCAACCAGCCGGTGGAGATCACCCTCGAATCCGACCCGGGCCGCTATGCCTACGGGCTGCCGATCTTCCTGGCGCTGCTGCTGGCCGCGCGCGGGCCGGGGCGCACGGTGCGCGCGCTGGCCGGCTATGCGCTGCTGCTGCCGCTGCAGGCCTTCAGCCTGTGCATGCAACTGCTCATGCAATTGCTGCTGACGGCGCAGTTCGACGTGCGCACCTTGCGCGTGGCGCAGTGGCAGATGGAGGCCCTGGTCTATGGCTACCAGCTGGGCTCGCTGGTGGTGCCGACGCTGGCGCCGATCCTGGTCTGGCTCTGGCTGGACCGGGCGTTCGTGAACGAGGTGGTGATCGGCGCGTGGAAGCGTTCGCTGTCCGGTCGGGCCACGGCGCCGGAGGCCACTGTGGCTCCCGGCGAGGATGCCGCACCGGAGCCCCCCGTGGCTTCCGGGCCGGCTGCAGAGGCTCCCGCAGCCGGCGCCCCGCTGTCGCCCGAGCGCTCCATCGGCGGCGTTCCGGTGTCGTCCAGCGCCTCGGCGGGCCTGCCCCCGCGCCGTCCCCTGCGCTGA
- a CDS encoding gamma-glutamyltransferase family protein, with amino-acid sequence MSHSFTTRPEITGTHGVVASTHWLASQTAMGVLERGGNAFDAAVAGGFVLQIVEPHLNGPGGEVPILFWSERERSMRAIRGQGSAPAEATAQAFRRLGLEQVPGIGLLPATVPGAFGAWLTLLRDHGSWSLADVLAPAIGYARDGFPLLARAVQAIVAVQELFRAHWPGSAEVWLPDGRVPQPGALFRLPRLAGTYTRIVETAQREGGGQRTAEIDAAIRCWYEGFVARDIDHFYRTEKVRDTTGECHGGLLRYDDLANWSPAVEAPLTLDFGRYTLAKCGFWSQGPAFLQQVGMLRHAGLEQHPVDSAGFVHRIAEAAKLAMADRLAWYGAAPGAQREAQMALLSDDYLRARWSEVGDSASTLLRAGTPGGRTPVLPDLDVARRTLLTADTRFGIGEPTFAALPPVNEWLDREVFVGDTCHLDVIDRDGNMVAATPSGGWLSSSPVIPALGFALTTRLQMTWLDEGLPNTVTPGVAPCTTLSPSLALRDGEPYMVFGTPGGDQQDQWSPAFFLRHAVHGLNLQEAIDAPAWHIDHFPASFWPRSTTLNQLTLESRFDPVQIDALRSMGHTVKVGPPWSESRMSACTRERDREGRLVLRAAANPRGMQGYAVGR; translated from the coding sequence ATGAGCCACTCCTTCACGACCCGCCCTGAAATCACCGGCACGCACGGCGTGGTCGCTTCCACCCACTGGCTGGCATCGCAGACCGCCATGGGCGTGCTCGAACGGGGCGGCAACGCATTCGATGCGGCCGTGGCCGGGGGCTTCGTGCTGCAGATCGTCGAGCCGCACCTGAACGGCCCGGGCGGCGAGGTGCCGATCCTGTTCTGGAGCGAGCGGGAGCGGTCCATGCGCGCCATCCGCGGCCAGGGCAGCGCACCGGCGGAAGCGACGGCGCAGGCCTTCCGCCGGCTGGGGCTGGAGCAGGTGCCGGGCATCGGGTTGCTGCCGGCCACCGTTCCCGGAGCGTTCGGCGCGTGGCTGACCCTGCTGCGCGACCATGGCTCCTGGTCGCTGGCGGATGTGCTGGCCCCGGCCATCGGCTATGCCCGCGACGGCTTTCCGCTGCTGGCGCGCGCCGTACAGGCCATCGTCGCTGTGCAGGAGCTGTTCCGCGCGCACTGGCCCGGTTCCGCCGAAGTCTGGCTGCCCGATGGCCGGGTGCCGCAGCCGGGCGCGCTGTTCCGGCTCCCCCGGCTGGCCGGGACGTACACGCGCATCGTCGAGACCGCGCAGCGGGAGGGCGGCGGGCAGCGCACCGCGGAAATCGACGCGGCCATCCGCTGCTGGTACGAAGGGTTCGTCGCGCGCGACATCGACCACTTCTACCGCACCGAGAAAGTGCGCGACACCACGGGCGAATGCCACGGCGGCCTGCTGCGCTACGACGACCTGGCGAACTGGTCGCCCGCCGTCGAGGCGCCGCTGACCCTGGATTTCGGCCGCTACACGCTGGCCAAGTGCGGCTTCTGGAGCCAGGGCCCGGCATTCCTGCAGCAGGTGGGCATGCTGCGCCATGCGGGGCTGGAGCAGCACCCCGTGGATTCCGCAGGCTTCGTGCACCGCATTGCCGAGGCGGCCAAGCTCGCGATGGCCGACCGCCTGGCCTGGTACGGCGCCGCACCGGGGGCGCAGCGGGAGGCGCAGATGGCGCTGCTGTCCGACGACTACCTGCGCGCGCGCTGGAGCGAGGTCGGCGACAGCGCCAGCACCCTGCTGCGCGCCGGAACTCCGGGCGGCCGGACGCCGGTGCTTCCGGACCTGGACGTGGCGCGCCGCACCCTGCTGACCGCGGACACCCGCTTCGGTATCGGCGAGCCCACCTTCGCGGCGCTGCCGCCGGTGAACGAATGGCTGGACCGCGAGGTCTTTGTGGGAGACACCTGCCACCTCGACGTGATCGACCGCGACGGCAACATGGTCGCGGCCACGCCCTCGGGGGGCTGGCTCTCGTCCAGCCCGGTCATTCCCGCGCTGGGCTTCGCGCTGACCACGCGGCTGCAGATGACCTGGCTGGACGAAGGCCTGCCCAACACGGTCACGCCCGGCGTGGCGCCGTGCACCACGCTGTCGCCATCGCTCGCGCTGCGCGACGGCGAGCCCTACATGGTGTTCGGCACGCCTGGCGGCGACCAGCAGGACCAGTGGTCCCCGGCATTCTTCCTGCGCCATGCGGTGCATGGCCTGAATCTGCAGGAAGCCATCGATGCGCCGGCCTGGCACATCGACCATTTCCCCGCGTCGTTCTGGCCGCGAAGCACCACGCTCAACCAGCTCACCCTGGAGTCGCGCTTCGACCCCGTGCAGATCGATGCACTGCGCTCCATGGGCCACACCGTGAAGGTGGGGCCGCCCTGGTCCGAAAGCCGCATGTCCGCCTGCACCCGCGAGCGCGACCGGGAAGGCCGCCTGGTGCTGCGCGCCGCCGCCAACCCGCGCGGCATGCAGGGGTATGCCGTGGGGCGCTGA
- a CDS encoding GAF domain-containing protein, translated as MSEHATFPDSAGCGLALAAPACVTLLADLPRARGLDAAMEIADAARRTLIGPGLLTVNLLCSPLPPAGDAGATLVLQRAWTSDPAAYPVAGRKRKALTPWTRKLLLHGEPFIGEGREVLEAVFDDHALIASLGLQAVINVPVFDGQGGCIATFNLLGTEPRWTPEAISLARLLAALCSPAIAHAVMMGPVPAAGR; from the coding sequence ATGAGTGAGCACGCCACCTTCCCGGATTCCGCGGGCTGCGGGCTGGCTCTGGCCGCGCCCGCCTGCGTCACGCTGCTGGCAGACCTGCCTCGCGCGCGCGGGCTGGACGCCGCCATGGAGATCGCCGACGCCGCGCGCCGCACCCTCATCGGCCCGGGCCTGCTCACGGTGAATCTGCTGTGCAGTCCCCTGCCTCCGGCCGGGGATGCCGGCGCCACGCTGGTGCTGCAGCGGGCCTGGACCTCCGACCCCGCCGCCTACCCGGTGGCCGGCCGCAAGCGCAAGGCGCTCACGCCGTGGACACGGAAACTGCTCCTGCACGGGGAGCCCTTCATCGGCGAGGGCCGCGAGGTGCTGGAGGCGGTGTTCGACGACCATGCGCTGATTGCCTCCCTGGGCCTGCAGGCCGTCATCAACGTGCCGGTGTTCGACGGCCAGGGCGGGTGCATCGCCACATTCAACCTGCTGGGCACGGAGCCCCGGTGGACGCCCGAAGCGATATCCCTGGCCAGGCTGCTCGCCGCCTTGTGCTCTCCTGCCATCGCTCACGCCGTGATGATGGGCCCGGTCCCTGCCGCGGGTCGGTGA
- a CDS encoding LysR family transcriptional regulator encodes MTDASLPRDELAIRLENRLKMRHYALLLAIDRHRSVSRAADELRLSQPTVTRALADIEDIFMAPLFVRTRRGLESTPAGEVVLARARFAVADNSALRRELEGLRAGHQGRLRLGVIPYAPDLILDAAWQHLLGKRPRLSLQAHEDTTLHLIAALRSRTLDCAICRFSQDSSADDLEQELLCQQTAHIVVSRDNAHSLKRLASPDIGQLAQMDWIFPPTNTPIRHMIDAMFAAGGQRVPVPVLEAYATRTIATAMMRLPRGVTLLPLHTAELVAADGRAVVMPEPLPWRMPPISLAWLRGSPKSHMAVELVAAIRERLRTHEAA; translated from the coding sequence ATGACCGACGCCTCCCTCCCCCGGGACGAACTGGCGATCCGCCTGGAAAACCGGCTCAAGATGCGCCACTACGCCCTGCTGCTGGCCATCGACCGCCATCGCTCGGTCAGCCGTGCCGCCGACGAACTGCGGCTGAGCCAGCCCACCGTGACCCGCGCGCTGGCCGACATCGAGGACATCTTCATGGCCCCGCTGTTCGTCCGGACCCGGCGCGGGCTGGAGTCCACGCCGGCCGGCGAGGTGGTGCTCGCCCGTGCCCGCTTCGCCGTGGCGGACAACAGCGCGTTGCGGCGCGAACTCGAAGGCCTGCGCGCGGGTCACCAGGGCCGCCTGCGCCTGGGCGTGATCCCCTATGCACCGGACCTCATCCTGGATGCCGCCTGGCAGCACCTGCTGGGCAAGAGGCCGCGGCTGTCGCTGCAGGCCCATGAGGACACGACACTCCACCTCATCGCCGCGCTGCGCAGCCGCACGCTGGACTGCGCCATCTGCCGGTTCTCGCAAGACAGCTCGGCCGATGACCTGGAGCAGGAGTTGCTGTGCCAGCAGACGGCCCACATCGTCGTGTCGAGGGACAACGCGCACTCGCTGAAGCGCCTGGCTTCGCCCGACATAGGCCAGCTGGCGCAGATGGACTGGATCTTTCCGCCGACGAACACGCCCATCCGCCACATGATCGACGCGATGTTCGCCGCCGGCGGCCAGCGGGTGCCGGTCCCCGTGCTGGAGGCCTATGCCACCCGCACCATCGCCACCGCCATGATGCGCCTGCCCCGCGGCGTCACGCTGCTGCCCCTGCACACGGCGGAACTCGTGGCCGCGGATGGTCGCGCCGTCGTCATGCCCGAGCCGCTGCCCTGGCGCATGCCGCCCATCAGCCTGGCCTGGCTGCGCGGCAGTCCCAAGTCGCACATGGCCGTCGAATTGGTGGCGGCGATCCGCGAGCGGTTACGGACGCACGAGGCGGCGTAG
- a CDS encoding N-acetylmuramoyl-L-alanine amidase: MRPLVRQEGRIGHQSNLKTLENMLHIDPQGMLIASRVQPRRFTMIERSAMTSINGIIIHQTGSADEQSVFASYKKGGNGAHFLIAKNGTIYQTASVNYRTNHVGPLKARCLAEHRCTAAEFRRSSNFPQGSMVERMNKMEMTKSVPLRYPSNTDSVGIEIVGSASLPPGVTMPAGLSKAQQDAFLGEKSVYESVTTAQNMSLRWLVDELIGTLHVSSSEVHRHPDVSRKNTTEASTAVWR; the protein is encoded by the coding sequence ATGCGACCGCTGGTGCGTCAGGAGGGGCGCATTGGTCACCAATCAAACTTAAAAACATTAGAAAATATGCTTCATATTGATCCACAAGGCATGCTGATCGCATCCAGAGTGCAACCACGCAGATTCACCATGATTGAGCGATCTGCCATGACCTCCATTAATGGCATCATTATTCATCAAACAGGCTCAGCTGACGAGCAAAGTGTCTTCGCCAGCTATAAAAAGGGAGGGAATGGTGCCCACTTTCTCATTGCAAAGAATGGCACCATATACCAAACTGCCTCTGTTAACTACAGAACCAATCATGTGGGGCCATTGAAGGCTCGATGTCTCGCTGAGCACCGATGCACGGCCGCTGAATTCAGGAGGTCCAGCAATTTCCCGCAAGGAAGTATGGTGGAGCGCATGAACAAGATGGAAATGACAAAATCTGTTCCTCTGCGCTACCCCAGCAATACTGACTCTGTAGGAATAGAGATAGTTGGCTCCGCCTCGCTCCCACCCGGCGTTACCATGCCCGCAGGGCTGAGCAAAGCCCAGCAGGATGCATTCCTTGGAGAGAAATCTGTTTATGAATCAGTCACAACGGCCCAGAATATGTCTTTGCGATGGCTCGTCGATGAACTGATCGGCACCCTGCACGTGAGTTCATCGGAGGTGCATCGACATCCTGACGTGAGCAGAAAAAACACCACCGAGGCGAGTACTGCAGTATGGCGTTGA
- the htpG gene encoding molecular chaperone HtpG, producing the protein MSKQTHSFQAEVAQLLHLVTHSLYSNQEIFLRELISNASDACDKLRFEALNNAALYEDAPNLEVRVSFDKAARTLTITDNGIGMSEQEAIDHLGTIAKSGTKDFMSRLSGDQKQDAQLIGQFGVGFYSGFIVADRITVESRRAGLKPEEGVRWISGGTGDFEVETITRAERGTSIILHLREEAEEFLNAWKLKQVIGKYSDHISLPILMEKEEWKDGEKEGDPGQMVKTGEWEAVNKASALWTRPKKDITDEQYQEFYKAISHDHESPLTWSHNRVEGNTEYTQLLYIPAKAPFDLWNRDKKAGVKLYVKRVFIMDDAEALMPTYLRFVKGVIDSADLPLNVSRELLQESRDVRAIREGSTKRVLSMLEDLAKHDKHAAGEGADGVTDVVSEEDKAKEGKYTQFYAEFGAVLKEGLGEDFGNRERIAKLLRFASSTTDSVTVSLADYKARMKEGQEAIYYITADTLAAAKNSPQLEVFKKKGIEVLLMTDRVDEWALNYLHDFDGTPLQSVAKGAVDLGKLQDEAEKKAAEEAAEAFKPVLAQLKEALKDKAEDVRVTTRLVDSPACLVVQEHGMSTQLARLMKQAGQSMPDAKPVLEVNPEHALVKKLDGSVHFHDLAHILFDQALLAEGGLPDDPAAYVKRVNALLV; encoded by the coding sequence ATGAGCAAGCAAACCCATTCCTTCCAGGCCGAAGTGGCGCAACTGCTGCACCTGGTCACCCACTCGCTGTATTCCAACCAGGAAATCTTCCTGCGCGAGCTGATCTCGAATGCGTCCGACGCCTGCGACAAGCTGCGCTTCGAGGCCTTGAACAACGCCGCGCTGTACGAGGACGCGCCCAACCTCGAAGTGCGCGTGTCCTTCGACAAGGCCGCCAGGACGCTCACGATCACCGACAACGGCATCGGCATGAGCGAGCAGGAGGCGATCGACCACCTGGGCACGATCGCCAAGAGCGGCACCAAGGACTTCATGAGCCGCCTGTCGGGCGACCAGAAGCAGGACGCCCAGCTCATCGGCCAGTTCGGCGTGGGCTTCTACTCGGGCTTCATCGTGGCCGACAGGATCACCGTGGAATCGCGCCGCGCGGGCTTGAAGCCCGAAGAGGGCGTGCGCTGGATCAGCGGCGGCACGGGCGACTTCGAGGTGGAGACCATCACGCGCGCCGAGCGCGGCACCAGCATCATCCTGCACCTGCGCGAAGAGGCCGAGGAGTTCCTGAACGCCTGGAAACTCAAGCAGGTCATCGGCAAGTACTCCGACCACATCAGCCTGCCCATCCTGATGGAGAAGGAAGAGTGGAAGGACGGCGAGAAGGAGGGCGATCCCGGCCAGATGGTGAAGACCGGCGAGTGGGAGGCCGTGAACAAGGCCAGCGCCCTGTGGACGCGCCCCAAGAAGGACATCACGGACGAGCAGTACCAGGAGTTCTACAAGGCCATCAGCCACGACCACGAGAGCCCGCTCACTTGGAGCCACAACCGCGTGGAAGGCAACACCGAGTACACGCAACTGCTCTACATCCCCGCCAAGGCGCCGTTCGACCTGTGGAACCGCGACAAGAAGGCCGGCGTGAAGCTCTATGTGAAGCGCGTGTTCATCATGGACGACGCCGAGGCGCTCATGCCCACCTACCTGCGCTTCGTGAAGGGCGTGATCGACTCGGCCGACCTGCCGCTCAACGTGAGCCGCGAGCTGCTGCAGGAAAGCCGCGACGTGCGCGCCATCCGCGAAGGCTCCACCAAGCGCGTGCTCTCCATGCTCGAGGACCTGGCCAAGCACGACAAGCATGCCGCGGGCGAGGGCGCCGACGGCGTGACCGACGTGGTGAGCGAGGAGGACAAGGCCAAGGAGGGCAAGTACACGCAGTTCTATGCCGAGTTCGGCGCCGTGCTCAAGGAAGGCCTGGGCGAGGACTTCGGCAACCGGGAGCGCATCGCGAAGCTGCTGCGCTTCGCGTCCAGCACGACCGACAGCGTGACCGTCTCGCTGGCCGACTACAAGGCCCGCATGAAGGAGGGCCAGGAGGCCATCTACTACATCACCGCCGACACCCTGGCCGCCGCGAAGAACAGCCCGCAGCTCGAGGTCTTCAAGAAGAAGGGCATCGAGGTGCTGCTGATGACCGACCGCGTGGACGAGTGGGCGCTCAACTACCTGCACGACTTCGACGGTACGCCGCTGCAATCCGTGGCCAAGGGCGCGGTGGACCTGGGCAAGCTGCAGGACGAGGCCGAGAAAAAGGCCGCCGAAGAGGCCGCCGAGGCCTTCAAGCCCGTGCTGGCCCAGCTCAAGGAGGCCCTCAAGGACAAGGCCGAGGACGTGCGCGTGACCACGCGCCTCGTCGATTCGCCCGCCTGCCTCGTGGTGCAGGAGCACGGCATGAGCACCCAGCTGGCGCGCCTGATGAAGCAGGCCGGCCAGTCGATGCCCGACGCCAAGCCCGTGCTGGAAGTGAACCCGGAGCATGCGCTGGTGAAGAAGCTGGACGGCAGCGTGCACTTCCACGACCTCGCCCACATCCTCTTCGACCAGGCACTGCTGGCCGAGGGCGGGCTGCCGGACGACCCGGCCGCGTACGTGAAGCGGGTGAACGCGCTGCTGGTGTAA
- a CDS encoding carbohydrate porin: protein MHSFLPLSFPAPTRFRVAFLTAALLAVPAAGAWAASPDGAPAEAPAAAAAGGDAPPEPRVALHAQTTYVWQRKPAFDAAYTGPNSLVPTRERSYSFTATVDLAVRPWEGGQLHFNPEAAQGVPLSRLTGAGGLSNGELARSSGAQLKAYRARLFLLQRWNAGGETEKIDADFNEMGGTAAARRWTLVLGNVSLLDYFDPNPYAKDPREQFFNWSFLAPGPWDYAADARGYTWAGILEYRTPQWAVRGGRGLQPRESNGPKLDRAWLRHYGDQIEAESNLPVALPAGPLRGRVLWFRNRAVMGAFDDAVALGQATGTAPDVGAVRRLQTKTGWAVTLEAPLGEDAGVFVRAGRSSGRQETFAFTEIDRQLSVGGQWSGAAWGRPADRMGAALAVNGLSGSHRDYLAAGGQGAFLGDGALNYGRERVWEVYYRVAMPPVQTAAGALQSAVSLGAQRIQNPGYNRDRGPVDIFSVRLHAEF from the coding sequence ATGCATAGCTTCCTGCCCCTGTCCTTTCCCGCGCCGACCCGTTTCCGCGTTGCCTTCCTGACCGCCGCCTTGCTGGCGGTCCCCGCCGCCGGGGCCTGGGCCGCGTCTCCGGACGGCGCCCCTGCCGAAGCGCCCGCAGCCGCTGCGGCGGGGGGCGACGCCCCGCCCGAGCCGCGCGTGGCCCTGCATGCCCAGACCACCTATGTCTGGCAGCGCAAGCCGGCCTTCGATGCGGCCTACACCGGGCCGAACAGCCTGGTGCCCACGCGCGAGCGCTCGTATTCCTTCACCGCCACGGTCGACCTGGCGGTGCGGCCCTGGGAGGGGGGGCAACTGCATTTCAACCCGGAGGCCGCGCAGGGCGTGCCGCTGTCGCGCCTCACCGGCGCGGGCGGGCTCTCCAATGGCGAACTGGCGCGCTCTTCCGGGGCGCAGCTCAAGGCCTACCGCGCGCGGCTCTTCCTGCTGCAGCGCTGGAACGCGGGCGGCGAGACGGAGAAGATCGACGCGGATTTCAACGAGATGGGCGGCACGGCCGCCGCACGCCGCTGGACGCTGGTGCTGGGCAACGTCTCCCTGCTGGATTACTTCGATCCGAACCCCTACGCCAAGGATCCGCGCGAGCAGTTTTTCAACTGGTCGTTCCTGGCACCGGGGCCGTGGGACTACGCCGCCGATGCGCGCGGCTACACCTGGGCCGGCATCCTCGAATACCGCACGCCGCAGTGGGCCGTGCGCGGCGGCCGGGGGCTGCAGCCGCGCGAGTCCAACGGGCCGAAGCTCGACCGCGCCTGGCTGCGCCATTACGGCGACCAGATCGAGGCCGAATCGAACCTGCCCGTGGCGCTGCCGGCGGGCCCGCTGCGCGGGCGCGTGCTGTGGTTCCGCAACCGGGCGGTGATGGGGGCCTTCGACGATGCGGTGGCGCTGGGGCAGGCCACCGGCACGGCGCCGGACGTGGGCGCGGTGCGCCGGCTGCAGACCAAGACCGGCTGGGCCGTGACCCTGGAGGCGCCGCTGGGCGAGGATGCCGGCGTGTTCGTGCGTGCGGGCCGCAGCAGCGGCCGCCAGGAAACGTTCGCGTTCACCGAGATCGACCGGCAACTGTCGGTGGGGGGCCAGTGGTCCGGTGCGGCCTGGGGCCGGCCGGCAGACCGCATGGGCGCGGCCCTGGCGGTGAATGGATTGTCCGGCAGCCACCGCGATTACCTCGCGGCCGGCGGTCAGGGCGCCTTCCTGGGGGATGGCGCGCTGAACTATGGCAGGGAGCGGGTCTGGGAGGTGTACTACCGCGTGGCCATGCCGCCGGTGCAGACGGCCGCCGGCGCGCTGCAGTCGGCGGTGTCTCTGGGCGCCCAGCGCATCCAGAACCCGGGCTACAACCGCGACCGCGGGCCGGTGGACATTTTCTCGGTACGGCTGCACGCGGAGTTCTGA
- a CDS encoding Bug family tripartite tricarboxylate transporter substrate binding protein — MFSRIRRSLIALSLLGLASLAHADYPDKPITLIVPWAPGGSTDILARSLAEQLGKTLGQPVIVDNRAGASGNIGSNFVAKARPDGYTLLVGSMSTHAMNPALMPNMPFRGVEDFTPIALMANVVNTLVVNPSVPAKNVKELIAYAKANPGKLNYASAGPGSTNHLSAVLFEKATGIQMTHVPYRGGAPAVVDTVADQTQVLFSAGTQTLPHVKAGKLRLLAVTEAQRSALLKDVPAVAETVPGYELGVWYGLFGPRDMPADLVQRLNAAANAALQVPAVRQRMDSIGVEVVSKSPQEFDSILKADAQRYGRIIKELGITNE; from the coding sequence ATGTTCTCCCGCATTCGCCGCAGCCTGATCGCCCTGTCGCTCCTCGGCCTCGCCTCGCTGGCCCACGCCGACTATCCGGACAAACCCATCACCCTCATCGTGCCCTGGGCCCCCGGCGGCTCCACCGACATCCTGGCGCGGTCGCTGGCCGAACAGCTCGGCAAGACGCTGGGCCAGCCGGTCATCGTGGACAACCGCGCGGGCGCCTCCGGCAACATTGGCTCGAACTTCGTCGCCAAGGCGAGGCCGGACGGATACACGCTGCTGGTGGGTTCCATGAGCACCCATGCCATGAACCCCGCGCTCATGCCCAACATGCCTTTCAGGGGCGTGGAGGATTTCACCCCCATCGCCCTGATGGCGAACGTGGTCAACACCCTGGTGGTGAATCCGTCGGTGCCGGCCAAGAACGTCAAGGAGCTCATTGCCTACGCCAAGGCCAATCCCGGCAAGCTCAACTACGCATCGGCCGGCCCGGGTTCGACCAACCACCTGAGCGCCGTGCTGTTCGAGAAGGCCACCGGGATCCAGATGACGCACGTGCCCTACCGTGGCGGCGCGCCGGCCGTGGTGGATACCGTCGCCGACCAGACGCAGGTGCTCTTCTCCGCCGGAACGCAGACCTTGCCGCATGTGAAGGCCGGCAAGCTTCGCCTGCTGGCCGTGACGGAAGCGCAGCGCTCCGCGTTGCTGAAAGACGTGCCCGCGGTGGCAGAGACCGTGCCCGGTTATGAACTGGGTGTGTGGTACGGACTGTTCGGCCCCAGGGACATGCCCGCCGATCTGGTGCAGCGCCTGAACGCCGCTGCCAATGCCGCCCTCCAGGTGCCTGCGGTGCGCCAGCGCATGGATTCCATCGGCGTCGAGGTGGTCAGCAAGTCGCCGCAGGAGTTCGACAGCATCCTCAAGGCCGACGCGCAGCGCTACGGCAGGATCATCAAGGAACTCGGCATCACCAATGAGTGA
- the xrtH gene encoding exosortase H, translating into MLRFFLIFLTLQLTLFGINMLNWVQEHLVLPWTALLARICATMVMWFDSSAAAAGKVLWNHQTGFGVSIEAGCNGIEACIVLFAAVTAFPSTWRHKLVGLAAGFVAVQALNIVRVISLFYLGQWSTAVFNFAHEYLWQALIMVDVLIVWLLWVRAGSKPSAGSPPGPGAPPATPPAAALA; encoded by the coding sequence ATGCTGCGCTTCTTCCTCATCTTCCTCACCCTCCAGCTCACCCTGTTCGGCATCAACATGCTCAACTGGGTGCAGGAGCACCTGGTGCTGCCGTGGACGGCACTGCTCGCGCGCATCTGCGCGACGATGGTGATGTGGTTCGACAGCTCGGCCGCGGCGGCGGGGAAGGTGCTCTGGAACCACCAGACGGGCTTCGGCGTGTCGATCGAGGCGGGCTGCAACGGGATCGAGGCCTGCATCGTGCTGTTCGCGGCGGTGACGGCGTTCCCCTCGACCTGGCGGCACAAGCTGGTCGGGCTGGCGGCGGGCTTCGTGGCGGTGCAGGCGCTCAACATCGTGCGGGTGATCAGCCTGTTCTACCTGGGCCAGTGGAGCACGGCGGTGTTCAATTTCGCGCACGAATACCTCTGGCAGGCGCTGATCATGGTGGACGTGCTCATCGTCTGGCTGCTGTGGGTGCGCGCGGGCAGCAAGCCGTCCGCGGGCTCCCCGCCCGGCCCGGGCGCGCCGCCGGCCACGCCCCCGGCCGCGGCCCTGGCCTGA